In Myotis daubentonii chromosome 10, mMyoDau2.1, whole genome shotgun sequence, one genomic interval encodes:
- the LOC132242849 gene encoding anionic trypsin-like: MNPLLILAFVGATVAFSTDDDDKIVGGYTCQENSVPYQVSLNAGFHECGGSLINDQWVVSAAHCYRPRIQVRLGEHNIKVEEGNEQFINSAKVISHPHFDSRTADNDIMLIKLSSPVVISSRVSTVSLPTSCAPAGTQCLISGWGNTLSSGNNYPELLQCLDAPLLAQEQCEAAYPGQITDNMVCAGFLEGGKDSCQNDSGGPLVCNGELQGVVSWGYGCAQKNKPGVYTRVCNFVDWIQETMAANN; encoded by the exons ATGAATCCACTCCTGATCCTTGCCTTTGTGGGAGCCACTG TTGCTTTCTCCACTGATGACGATGACAAGATTGTCGGGGGCTACACTTGCCAGGAGAATTCCGTCCCCTACCAGGTGTCCCTGAATGCTGGCTTCCACGAATGTGGTGGCTCCCTCATCAATGACCAGTGGGTGGTGTCTGCGGCTCACTGCTACAGGCC TCGCATCCAGGTGAGGCTGGGAGAGCACAACATCAAGGTCGAGGAGGGGAATGAGCAGTTCATCAACTCCGCCAAGGTCATTTCCCACCCCCACTTCGACAGCAGGACTGCGGACAATGACATCATGCTGATCAAGCTCTCCTCGCCTGTGGTCATCAGTTCCCGCGTGTCCACCgtctccctgcccacctcctgtGCGCCTGCTGGCACCCAGTGTCTCATCTCCGGCTGGGGCAACACCCTGAGCTCTGGCA ACAACTACCCTGAGCTGCTGCAGTGCCTGGATGCCCCATTGCTGGCCCAGGAGCAGTGTGAAGCCGCGTACCCTGGACAGATCACCGACAACATGGTGTGCGCCGGCTTCCTTGAGGGTGGCAAGGATTCCTGCCAG aaTGATTCTGGTGGCCCCCTGGTCTGCAACGGAGAGCTTCAGGGAGTTGTCTCCTGGGGCTATGGCTGTGCCCAGAAGAACAAGCCTGGTGTCTACACCAGGGTCTGCAATTTCGTGGACTGGATTCAGGAGACCATGGCTGCCAACAACTGA